The following coding sequences lie in one Arachis ipaensis cultivar K30076 chromosome B03, Araip1.1, whole genome shotgun sequence genomic window:
- the LOC107630680 gene encoding 30S ribosomal protein S6 alpha, chloroplastic, which yields MASSISLSIPLCPPSNSLSTSLSPSHKPPFLQKRTQLSGFPLRAQTLDFSGSFFEGAGFGSEDDPITPGPGFTATEPKEEPQCPPGLRQYETMAVLRPDMSEDERLSLTQKYEELLVAGGAMYVEVFNRGVIPLAYSIRKKNRAGESNTYLDGIYLLFTYFTKPESITILEDTLLADDNVIRSSTFKIRKRKY from the exons ATGGCGTCCTCTATTTCTCTGTCCATTCCACTCTGCCCACCCTCCAACTCTCTCTCCACTTCCCTGTCTCCTTCACACAAGCCTCCCTTTCTCCAAAAGAGAACCCAATTATCCGGGTTCCCTCTCAGAGCCCAAACCCTCGACTTCTCTGGCTCGTTCTTCGAAGGCGCTGGATTCGGGTCCGAGGACGACCCCATCACTCCCGGGCCTGGCTTTACAGCTACCGAACCTAAGGAGGAACCCCAGTGCCCACCCGGACTCAGGCAATACGAAACTATGGCGGTTTTGAGGCCTGACATGTCCGAGGATGAGAGACTTTCACTCACCCAGAAGTACGAGGAG CTGCTTGTTGCTGGGGGTGCCATGTATGTGGAGGTATTTAACAGAGGAGTAATTCCACTTGCGTATAGCATAAGGAAGAAAAACAGAGCTGGAGAGTCCAACACTTACTTGGATGGTATCTATCTTCTCTTCACCTACTTCACCAAGCCTGAATCCATTACCATTCTTGAGGACACACTCCTCGCTGATGACAATGTCATCCGTTCATCCACTTTCAAAATTAGGAAAAGGAAATATTAG